From Danio rerio strain Tuebingen ecotype United States chromosome 7, GRCz12tu, whole genome shotgun sequence, the proteins below share one genomic window:
- the gjd6 gene encoding gap junction protein delta 6, with the protein MAPSLSGQSCNMKTAVLAGSRAKVELFQVLYFNRPARRDMTEWTLLKRLLDAVHQHSTMIGRLWLTIMVIFRLLIVAVATEDVYTDEQEMFVCNTLQPGCPNVCYDAFAPISQPRFWVFQIITVSTPSLCFIIYTWHNLSKQPEGEQIKEALERSCDSESCSIKSHKHINPSLEGVTNQKPSQASKTSSGVLSKYYIFHVCFRTILEVAFVVAQWLLFGFRVPAHFVCTSSPCMQSVDCYVSRPTEKTVFLIFMFCVGVFCIFLNFLELNHLAWKMIKRSVLVKDGSWNGYGAINQDSQSIASLTFRDVTSTTSLPTLDLVVDHQPDWTCAANCSTKKDNRGTQSKPKTNRKAKQRSTEVWI; encoded by the coding sequence ATGGCACCTTCGCTCTCCGGCCAGAGCTGTAACATGAAAACGGCCGTCCTCGCTGGCAGCAGAGCTAAAGTGGAGCTATTTCAGGTGCTGTACTTCAATCGGCCGGCACGCAGAGACATGACAGAATGGACGCTGCTGAAGCGGCTGCTGGACGCCGTGCACCAGCACTCCACCATGATCGGACGCCTCTGGCTCACAATAATGGTGATTTTCAGATTGCTGATCGTCGCAGTGGCGACCGAAGACGTCTACACTGATGAGCAGGAGATGTTCGTGTGCAATACTCTCCAACCGGGATGTCCGAACGTCTGCTATGATGCATTCGCGCCAATATCGCAACCACGTTTTTGGGTCTTCCAGATCATCACGGTCTCCACGCCGTCGCTTTGTTTTATTATCTACACCTGGCACAACTTGTCCAAACAACCCGAAGGTGAGCAGATAAAGGAAGCGCTTGAGAGGAGCTGCGACTCGGAGAGTTGCTCCATTAAATCGCATAAACACATAAATCCAAGCCTTGAAGGAGTCACCAACCAGAAACCATCGCAAGCATCGAAAACCTCTTCGGGAGTCCTTTCGAAGTATTACATCTTCCACGTTTGCTTTCGTACCATTCTGGAAGTGGCCTTTGTAGTGGCCCAGTGGCTGCTTTTCGGCTTCCGCGTCCCAGCTCATTTCGTTTGCACGTCTTCCCCTTGCATGCAAAGCGTCGACTGCTACGTTTCTCGTCCCACGGAGAAAACCGTTTTTCTTATCTTTATGTTCTGCGTTGGAGTTTTCTGCATCTTCTTGAACTTCTTAGAGCTCAATCATTTGGCTTGGAAGATGATCAAGAGGTCTGTGCTGGTCAAGGACGGATCCTGGAATGGATACGGCGCTATAAACCAAGACTCGCAGTCGATCGCTTCTTTGACGTTTCGAGATGTTACCAGCACTACATCACTACCGACTCTTGATCTAGTTGTGGATCACCAACCTGACTGGACATGCGCTGCAAACTGCTCGACAAAGAAGGACAATAGAGGAACACAGAGTAAACCCAAGACAAACAGAAAAGCAAAACAGAGGAGCACTGAGGTTTGGATATAA